The Fulvivirga ligni genome window below encodes:
- a CDS encoding response regulator transcription factor: MQNKTILLVEDDTSLGFVIQDNLEQNGYQVLRCHDGQEGIDRFKDDQFDLCVLDVMLPKKDGFSLAKEIRELDSEVPIIFLTAKSMQEDKLIGFETGADDYVTKPFHMKELIYRIEVFLKRTHKSESSQIFKIGAYSFDYPNLTLNISDKEKNLTQKEADVLKYLCEHKGKVVKREEILKKIWGSDDYFLGRSMDVFISKLRKYLKEDPDVEILNQHGVGFKFIA, translated from the coding sequence ATGCAGAATAAAACCATATTATTAGTAGAAGATGACACGAGCCTGGGCTTCGTAATACAGGATAACCTGGAGCAAAATGGTTATCAGGTACTTCGCTGCCATGATGGCCAAGAGGGAATCGACAGGTTTAAAGATGACCAGTTTGACCTTTGCGTGCTGGATGTTATGCTTCCAAAGAAAGATGGTTTTTCCTTAGCTAAAGAAATAAGAGAGCTCGATTCAGAAGTGCCTATTATTTTTCTTACCGCCAAATCTATGCAGGAAGATAAGCTCATCGGTTTTGAAACAGGTGCAGATGACTACGTGACCAAGCCTTTTCATATGAAAGAACTTATTTACAGAATTGAGGTCTTTCTAAAGCGTACACATAAATCTGAGAGCTCACAAATATTTAAGATCGGAGCTTATTCATTTGATTACCCAAACCTCACTTTAAATATCTCTGACAAAGAAAAAAACCTCACTCAAAAAGAGGCTGATGTACTAAAATACCTCTGTGAGCATAAAGGCAAAGTGGTAAAACGTGAAGAGATACTAAAAAAAATCTGGGGCAGTGATGATTATTTCCTGGGCCGCAGCATGGATGTTTTCATTTCGAAACTTCGTAAGTATTTAAAGGAAGATCCTGATGTAGAAATACTTAACCAGCACGGCGTAGGCTTTAAATTCATAGCATAA
- a CDS encoding sensor histidine kinase: MKRRTIRLLVILAIVSIVGIVVTQIYWFKQAFNTETEQFDREVNTALYNVAQAFFTLTDTQPNNNPIKQLSTNYYVVMINNEIDAAILEDLLKSEFGKRNINADFEYGIYDCTNDKMVYGCYVSLNDNQISPITKNLPKWNNQNYYFGVQFPNKASFITNRMGIWIFSSMVLLVVVIFFAYALFVILKQRRLSEVQKDFINNMTHEFKTPISTIALSADVLKDPNIIHQPDRLRNYAIIIDNENLRLKRQVERVLQMANLNKQEITLKAENVDVHEIIVDTQKSMSLSIADQGGHITMDFQATDTIINADPLHLTNVLYNLLDNAIKYCLDVPQIKIRTFNKDGRVFIEVIDNGIGISKQEQSKIFLQFYRVPTGNVHNVKGFGLGLNYVNLVAKAHKGTLKVFSELGEGSTFQLSFLNAE; encoded by the coding sequence ATGAAGCGCAGAACCATCCGGTTATTAGTTATACTAGCCATAGTAAGCATAGTGGGTATTGTAGTGACCCAGATCTATTGGTTTAAGCAGGCTTTTAACACGGAAACAGAGCAATTTGACCGTGAAGTGAATACTGCGCTTTATAATGTAGCGCAAGCTTTTTTTACACTTACAGATACTCAACCTAATAATAATCCCATTAAACAGCTCTCTACCAATTATTATGTAGTAATGATTAATAATGAGATCGATGCGGCAATTTTAGAAGATTTACTTAAATCAGAATTCGGCAAAAGAAATATAAATGCCGACTTTGAATATGGTATTTATGATTGTACCAATGATAAAATGGTTTATGGCTGCTATGTCTCTCTTAATGATAATCAGATAAGCCCGATTACCAAAAATCTTCCTAAATGGAATAATCAGAATTATTATTTCGGAGTACAGTTTCCTAACAAGGCTTCTTTCATTACTAACCGTATGGGCATTTGGATCTTTTCTTCCATGGTGCTACTGGTGGTGGTCATCTTTTTTGCTTACGCCCTTTTTGTAATATTAAAACAAAGGCGGCTGTCTGAGGTGCAGAAAGACTTTATCAATAACATGACCCATGAGTTCAAAACCCCGATAAGCACCATTGCACTTTCTGCTGATGTTTTGAAAGACCCAAATATCATTCATCAACCCGATAGGCTTCGTAATTATGCCATTATTATAGACAATGAAAACCTGCGGCTAAAACGGCAAGTGGAACGTGTGTTACAAATGGCCAATTTGAACAAACAGGAAATTACGCTCAAGGCAGAAAATGTGGACGTTCATGAAATCATCGTTGACACGCAAAAAAGTATGTCACTTTCAATAGCGGATCAGGGAGGTCACATTACCATGGATTTTCAGGCCACTGACACTATTATAAACGCAGACCCTCTGCACCTTACCAACGTTCTTTACAACTTGCTTGATAATGCTATTAAGTATTGCCTTGATGTACCGCAAATTAAGATCAGAACTTTTAATAAAGATGGAAGGGTTTTTATAGAGGTGATTGATAACGGCATAGGCATTAGCAAACAGGAGCAGTCGAAGATTTTCTTACAATTTTATAGAGTACCTACCGGTAATGTTCATAATGTGAAAGGCTTTGGTCTTGGTTTAAATTATGTGAATTTAGTAGCAAAAGCTCATAAGGGTACGTTAAAGGTATTCAGTGAATTAGGCGAGGGAAGCACATTTCAACTCAGTTTTTTAAATGCAGAATAA
- a CDS encoding MarR family winged helix-turn-helix transcriptional regulator, with protein MKREETIDHNIKTAWHAISRMYNQQAAKEDITTSIGFVLLNISSKEGTPATKIAPLMGLESRSLTRVLKNMEEKGLVYRQPDANDKRSVRIHLTDEGKRKKEFSRQTVLSFNNFVREEIPDDKLSVFFEVISAINKRIENNNIYETENHKNQQ; from the coding sequence GTGAAGAGAGAAGAAACTATTGACCACAACATAAAGACCGCCTGGCATGCTATTTCACGCATGTATAATCAGCAGGCGGCTAAGGAAGACATTACCACTTCAATTGGTTTTGTTCTTCTCAATATCTCCTCAAAGGAAGGCACCCCCGCCACCAAAATAGCACCACTTATGGGCTTGGAATCCAGAAGCTTAACACGCGTGCTCAAAAACATGGAGGAAAAGGGTTTGGTATACCGCCAGCCTGATGCTAACGACAAAAGATCTGTTCGAATTCATTTAACTGATGAGGGAAAACGCAAAAAAGAGTTCTCCCGCCAAACAGTTTTATCGTTTAACAACTTTGTAAGAGAAGAGATACCGGATGACAAGTTATCTGTGTTCTTCGAAGTGATAAGCGCAATTAATAAAAGAATAGAAAATAATAACATATACGAAACGGAAAACCATAAAAATCAACAATGA